A portion of the Cyanobium sp. PCC 7001 genome contains these proteins:
- a CDS encoding polyribonucleotide nucleotidyltransferase, whose translation MQGQTQSISFDGREIRLTTGRFAPQAGGSVMVECGDTAVLVTATRSGGREGIDFLPLICDYEERLYAAGRIPGSFMRRESRPPERATLIARLIDRPMRPLFPGWMRDDLQIVATCLSLDERVPPDVLAVTGASMATLLAKIPFHGPMAAVRVGLLGDDFVLNPSYREIERSDLDLVVAGTPQGVIMVEAGANQLPEQDVIEGIDFGYEAVSELIKAQQALLKDLGIEQVFPEARSDDPTLPAFLEKECSDAIGEVLKQFSLTKAERDAKLDAIKAEVGEKIAALAEDDPIRTAASGKAFGNSYKGLTKKLMRAQIVGEGKRVDGRNLDEVRPIQAAAGVLPKRVHGSALFQRGLTQVLSCATLGTPSDAQEMDDLNPSTEKTYLHHYNFPPYSTGETKPMRSPGRREIGHGALAERALVPVLPAKESFPYVLRVVSECLSSNGSTSMGSVCGSTLALMDAGVPLKAPVSGAAMGLIKEGEEVRILTDIQGIEDFLGDMDFKVAGTEKGITALQMDMKITGLAVGTVAEAVNQARPARLHILEKMLEAIDKPRDTLSPHAPRLLSFRIDPELIGTVIGPGGRTIKGITERTNTKIDIEDGGIVTIASHDGAAAEEAQRIIEGLTRRVSEGEVFTGGVTRVIPIGAFVEILPGKEGMIHISQLSEARVEKVEDVVNVGDQVTVRVREIDNRGRINLTLRGVPQADSPVPV comes from the coding sequence GTGCAAGGACAAACTCAGTCGATCTCCTTCGATGGTCGGGAGATCCGGCTGACCACCGGTCGGTTCGCTCCCCAGGCGGGGGGCTCGGTGATGGTCGAGTGCGGTGACACCGCGGTGCTGGTCACCGCCACCCGCTCCGGCGGCCGCGAAGGCATCGACTTCCTCCCCCTCATCTGCGACTACGAAGAGCGGCTCTACGCCGCCGGCCGCATCCCCGGCAGCTTCATGCGCCGCGAGAGCCGCCCGCCCGAGCGCGCCACCCTGATCGCCCGTCTGATCGACCGGCCGATGCGGCCCCTGTTCCCGGGCTGGATGCGCGACGACCTCCAGATCGTGGCCACCTGCCTCTCGCTCGATGAGCGGGTGCCGCCCGATGTGCTCGCCGTGACCGGCGCCTCCATGGCCACCCTGCTGGCGAAGATCCCCTTCCACGGCCCCATGGCGGCCGTGCGGGTGGGTCTGCTGGGCGACGACTTCGTGCTCAACCCCAGCTACCGCGAGATCGAGCGCTCCGACCTCGACCTCGTCGTGGCCGGCACCCCCCAGGGCGTGATCATGGTGGAAGCGGGCGCCAACCAGCTGCCCGAGCAGGACGTGATCGAGGGCATCGACTTCGGCTACGAAGCCGTGAGCGAACTGATCAAGGCCCAGCAGGCCCTGCTCAAGGATCTGGGCATCGAGCAGGTGTTCCCCGAAGCCCGCAGCGACGATCCCACCCTGCCCGCCTTCCTGGAGAAGGAATGCAGCGACGCCATCGGTGAGGTGCTCAAGCAGTTCAGCCTCACCAAGGCCGAGCGCGACGCCAAGCTCGATGCCATCAAGGCCGAGGTGGGCGAGAAGATCGCCGCCCTGGCCGAGGACGACCCGATCCGCACCGCCGCCAGCGGCAAGGCCTTCGGCAACAGCTACAAGGGCCTCACCAAGAAGCTGATGCGGGCCCAGATCGTGGGCGAGGGTAAGCGGGTGGATGGCCGCAACCTCGATGAGGTGCGCCCGATCCAGGCCGCCGCCGGCGTGCTGCCCAAGCGGGTGCACGGTTCGGCCCTGTTCCAGCGCGGCCTCACCCAGGTGCTCTCCTGCGCCACCCTCGGCACCCCGAGCGATGCCCAGGAGATGGACGACCTCAACCCGTCCACCGAGAAGACCTACCTGCACCACTACAACTTCCCCCCCTACTCCACCGGCGAGACCAAGCCGATGCGCTCCCCCGGCCGCCGCGAGATCGGCCATGGCGCCCTGGCCGAGCGGGCCCTGGTGCCGGTGCTGCCCGCCAAGGAATCCTTCCCCTACGTGCTGCGCGTGGTGTCGGAGTGCCTCAGCTCCAACGGATCCACCTCGATGGGCTCGGTGTGCGGCAGCACCCTGGCCCTGATGGATGCCGGCGTGCCCCTGAAGGCGCCCGTGAGTGGCGCCGCCATGGGTCTGATCAAGGAGGGCGAGGAGGTGCGCATCCTCACCGACATCCAGGGCATCGAGGATTTCCTCGGCGACATGGACTTCAAGGTGGCCGGCACCGAGAAGGGCATCACCGCCCTGCAGATGGACATGAAGATCACCGGCCTGGCGGTGGGCACCGTGGCCGAGGCGGTGAACCAGGCCCGTCCGGCCCGGCTGCACATTCTCGAGAAGATGCTGGAGGCGATCGACAAGCCGCGTGACACCCTCAGCCCCCACGCGCCCCGTCTGCTCAGCTTCCGCATCGATCCCGAGCTGATCGGCACAGTGATCGGCCCCGGTGGCCGCACGATCAAGGGCATCACCGAGCGCACGAACACCAAGATCGACATCGAGGACGGCGGCATCGTGACGATCGCCAGCCACGACGGTGCCGCGGCCGAGGAGGCCCAGCGCATCATCGAGGGCCTCACCCGCCGCGTGTCTGAGGGTGAGGTGTTCACCGGCGGCGTCACCCGCGTGATCCCGATCGGCGCCTTCGTGGAGATCCTGCCCGGCAAGGAGGGGATGATCCACATCTCCCAGCTCTCGGAAGCCCGGGTGGAGAAGGTGGAGGACGTGGTGAACGTGGGTGATCAGGTGACGGTGCGCGTGCGGGAGATCGACAACCGCGGCCGCATCAACCTCACCCTGCGCGGCGTTCCCCAGGCGGATTCACCGGTGCCTGTGTGA
- a CDS encoding 3'(2'),5'-bisphosphate nucleotidase CysQ — protein MMPASLTLPSGIALDTLLAELRRLSWGAADILRAYARGQQPPYGFPAALSVDAGGEGPVSAADLAVNRWLLDGLGEAFPAADWTLLSEETAKEQLVEGQPLAAEWLWILDPLDGTKDFLQGTGEYAVHLALVRAGTPVLGVVLLPEMEELWMGVVGDGGGMGGGEAWCENRAGERSPVRFSSRRHLGELVLVASRNHRDQRLEQLLEALQLGDTKAIGSVGGKVATILRGETDLYVSLSGRSAPKDWDMAAPEAVLRAAGGAFSHADGAPLTYNTGDVRQAGCLIASHGPAHGELCERAAAAMARIDPGFAV, from the coding sequence ATGATGCCGGCCAGCCTCACCCTGCCCTCGGGGATCGCGCTCGACACGCTTCTGGCCGAGCTGCGCCGCCTGAGCTGGGGGGCCGCCGACATCCTGCGGGCCTATGCCCGCGGCCAGCAGCCCCCCTACGGCTTTCCGGCGGCCCTGAGCGTGGACGCCGGCGGCGAGGGGCCGGTGAGTGCGGCCGATCTGGCGGTGAACCGATGGCTGCTCGATGGCCTGGGGGAGGCCTTTCCCGCCGCCGACTGGACCCTGCTGAGCGAGGAGACGGCCAAGGAGCAGCTGGTGGAGGGGCAGCCGTTGGCGGCCGAATGGCTGTGGATCCTGGATCCCCTCGATGGCACCAAGGACTTCCTGCAGGGCACCGGCGAGTACGCCGTGCATCTGGCCCTGGTGCGCGCCGGCACGCCGGTGCTGGGGGTGGTGCTGCTGCCGGAGATGGAGGAGCTCTGGATGGGAGTGGTGGGTGACGGTGGAGGCATGGGTGGAGGAGAAGCCTGGTGCGAGAACCGCGCCGGCGAGCGCAGCCCTGTGCGCTTCTCGAGCCGTCGCCATCTGGGTGAGCTGGTGCTGGTGGCCAGCCGCAACCACCGCGACCAGCGGCTGGAGCAGCTGCTGGAGGCCCTGCAGCTGGGCGACACCAAGGCGATCGGCAGCGTGGGCGGCAAGGTGGCCACGATCCTGCGGGGCGAAACCGACCTCTATGTGTCGCTGTCGGGCCGCAGCGCCCCCAAGGACTGGGACATGGCCGCCCCGGAGGCGGTGCTGCGGGCCGCCGGCGGTGCCTTTTCCCATGCCGATGGTGCGCCGCTCACCTACAACACCGGTGATGTGCGCCAGGCGGGCTGCCTGATCGCCAGCCACGGCCCCGCCCACGGCGAACTGTGCGAACGGGCGGCTGCCGCCATGGCCCGGATCGATCCCGGCTTTGCGGTGTAG
- a CDS encoding O-antigen ligase yields MIPAADRRNPLRWYLTALLLGILISLVDGYPLLKFQTQRLAELLPAVGLLLWCFRPQPRSFFDVPAIGGWYGLGLLGLAAVALLGGAVGPVPWISLGFLGLALLQFGLLPLLQPAWRQHRADTARLLALFAVAVVGIDVGIALAVKLNGLQPYAWVRVPLPSGVFSVPYLSLNPRWANQLTVLLLWTFLPLLQQLQSGTIRRWRGFWWPICAAVPLLCLLQIGLSQGDGAFLATALGTAMVGWQAWRGGGERRRLFGTALLLLLAAALLAALGTVLVGGASFFTDAVQRNSNELVQGTQDSMRRLLNWQVYAQAFLASPLWGVGIQAVPAGSGLCGPHNLPLALVYWIGILGSGFALLLATGFVPRRWSGFRHNAMAAPLLATLFAYQLVDDIWLRPLSLALLLVMLPSLLPDGALDGWPVPARLAPVLARFALPPVRYRLIALTGVLMILISAVVPGGVGFKPSPAVSTPGTSCLLFF; encoded by the coding sequence GTGATTCCTGCTGCAGACCGGCGCAATCCCCTGCGTTGGTACCTGACGGCTCTGCTGCTGGGCATCCTGATCAGCCTGGTGGATGGCTACCCGCTGCTGAAATTCCAGACCCAGCGGCTGGCCGAACTTCTGCCGGCTGTGGGCCTGTTGTTGTGGTGCTTCCGCCCGCAGCCGCGGAGCTTCTTCGATGTGCCGGCGATCGGCGGCTGGTATGGCCTGGGTCTTCTGGGCCTGGCGGCCGTGGCCCTGCTCGGCGGGGCGGTGGGGCCGGTGCCCTGGATCTCGCTCGGCTTCCTGGGGCTGGCCCTGCTTCAGTTTGGTCTGCTGCCGTTGCTGCAGCCGGCCTGGCGCCAGCACCGGGCCGATACGGCCCGGCTGCTGGCCCTCTTTGCCGTGGCGGTGGTGGGCATCGACGTGGGCATCGCCCTGGCGGTGAAGCTCAACGGCCTGCAGCCCTACGCCTGGGTGCGGGTGCCGCTGCCCAGCGGTGTGTTCAGCGTGCCCTACCTCTCGCTCAACCCCCGCTGGGCCAACCAGCTGACGGTGCTGCTGCTGTGGACCTTCCTGCCCCTGCTGCAGCAACTGCAGAGCGGCACGATCCGCCGCTGGCGCGGCTTCTGGTGGCCGATCTGCGCAGCTGTGCCGCTGCTCTGCCTGCTGCAGATCGGCCTGAGCCAGGGGGATGGCGCGTTCCTCGCCACGGCCCTCGGCACCGCCATGGTGGGCTGGCAGGCCTGGCGCGGCGGCGGTGAGCGGCGGCGGCTGTTCGGCACCGCGCTGCTGCTGCTGCTGGCCGCGGCGCTGCTGGCAGCGCTTGGCACCGTGCTGGTGGGGGGAGCCAGCTTCTTCACCGACGCCGTGCAGCGCAACAGCAACGAACTGGTGCAGGGAACCCAGGATTCGATGCGGCGGTTGCTGAACTGGCAGGTCTACGCCCAGGCCTTCCTGGCCTCGCCGCTGTGGGGCGTGGGCATCCAGGCGGTGCCGGCCGGCTCGGGCCTGTGCGGGCCCCACAACCTGCCGCTGGCCCTGGTCTATTGGATCGGGATCCTGGGCTCGGGTTTCGCCCTGCTGCTGGCCACGGGTTTCGTGCCCAGGCGCTGGAGCGGCTTTCGCCACAACGCCATGGCGGCGCCCTTGCTGGCCACGCTGTTCGCCTACCAGCTGGTGGATGACATCTGGCTGCGGCCGCTCTCCCTGGCGTTGCTGCTGGTGATGCTGCCCTCGCTGCTGCCCGATGGGGCGTTGGACGGTTGGCCCGTGCCAGCCAGGCTGGCGCCTGTGCTGGCACGGTTCGCGCTGCCGCCGGTTCGTTACCGGCTGATCGCCCTCACCGGGGTGCTGATGATCCTGATCTCGGCCGTGGTGCCGGGTGGTGTGGGATTCAAGCCGTCGCCGGCCGTGTCCACCCCCGGCACTTCCTGCCTGTTGTTCTTCTGA